Sequence from the Nocardiopsis sp. YSL2 genome:
AGGCCGCGCCCCGGATCCGCGCGACGGGGGCGTAGTACCAGCGGACCCGGCGGTCGACCTGGCCCGCCAGCTCGGCGAGCACCCGGTTGCCCGAGGCTTCGGTGACGGCGCGGTGGAAGTCGGCGTTGGCCTCGACGACGGCGTCGGTGTCGGCTCGCTCGGCCGCGCCGCGCCCCACCGACACCAGCTCGCGCAGCCGGGCGATCTGCTCGGGTGTGGCGTGTTCGGCCGCCAGGCGCGCGGATTCGGTCTCCAGCAGGCCGCGCACCGCCAGTAGCTGGTCGGCCTCGCTCTCCGTGGGGGTGTGCACGAACGCTCCGTAGCCGGGCCGCAGGTCCACCCATCCCTCGTTGCTGAGCCGCTGCATGGCCTCGCGCACCGGCTGCCGGGACACGCCCAGCGTCTGGGCGAGTTCGGTCTCGACCAGGTGCTGGCCTGGGGAGAGGGCGCGGGTGGTGATGAGGTCGAGGATGGCCTCGTACACGGCCTCGCGCAGCGGTACCGGGCGCTGGACCCGACTCGTGGCGGCGTTCAATCCCTGCGGGGACATAGGACGGCTCCCGGATCCGTGCGTGGTCATTGCAGACAGTGTACGAAGGACAATGCCCGTGCGAGTCGCGTCGGCACCGCCACGAGTGCGACCGTCCCGTCGGCCGCGGCCCAGGACGGGGACCCGCGAGAGCGGGCTCGGACGCGAATAAGCGGAGAAGTTTCCGATCCGTCCGCGTCGAGCATTCCTTCTCTCCCTGCCGCTGAGGGGTATGGCGATTCTTGGAGAGTACTGTATACAGTATGTGAATGGGAAGGAGTTGCTCATGCGAATCGCAGTCCTGGGCGCCGGGGCCATCGGAGCCTACGCGGGCGCCGCCCTGCACCGAGGCGGCGCCGACGTCCACCTCGTCGCCCGCAACGAACACCTGAAGGCCATGCGCGAGAACGGCGTCCGGGTCCTCAGCCCGCGCGGCGACTTCACCGCGCACCCGCACGCGACCGACGACCCCTCGGAGATCGGCCCGGTCGACATCGTCCTCCTCGGCCTCAAGGCCCAGTACTACGCGGACTGCGGCCCCCTGCTGCGCCCCCTGCTCGGCCCGGACACGGCGGTCGTCGCGGCGCAGAACGGCGTCCCGTGGTGGTACTTCCACGGCGTCGGGGGCCCGCTGGCCGGGCACCGGATCGAGAGCGTGGACCCCGGCGGCGCGGTCAGCCGCGTCATCCCCGTCGAGCGCGCCATCGGCTGTGTGGTCTACGCGGCCACGGAGATCGCGGGCCCGGGGGTGATCCGGCACATCGAGGGCACCCGGTTCTCCATCGGCGAGC
This genomic interval carries:
- a CDS encoding GntR family transcriptional regulator translates to MSPQGLNAATSRVQRPVPLREAVYEAILDLITTRALSPGQHLVETELAQTLGVSRQPVREAMQRLSNEGWVDLRPGYGAFVHTPTESEADQLLAVRGLLETESARLAAEHATPEQIARLRELVSVGRGAAERADTDAVVEANADFHRAVTEASGNRVLAELAGQVDRRVRWYYAPVARIRGAASWDEHENLVDAIEARDANAALRLMGEHTERTRRTYHEEVDGV
- a CDS encoding 2-dehydropantoate 2-reductase, translating into MRIAVLGAGAIGAYAGAALHRGGADVHLVARNEHLKAMRENGVRVLSPRGDFTAHPHATDDPSEIGPVDIVLLGLKAQYYADCGPLLRPLLGPDTAVVAAQNGVPWWYFHGVGGPLAGHRIESVDPGGAVSRVIPVERAIGCVVYAATEIAGPGVIRHIEGTRFSIGEPDRSDSARCRDLQAAMEAGGLKCPVEHDVRQDIWVKLMGNIVFNPLSALTRSTMAQICRNRSTRDLARTMMSETLDVAARLGVRPTVSIDRRLAGAERTGDHRTSTLHDLERGRTMELDVILSAVVELADLTSAPVPTLRAVDAVAGLLNQRVAAAS